Genomic segment of Synergistaceae bacterium DZ-S4:
CCAGGACAACCGACCAGTGCATTATCAAATCTGATCGGTCATCAGACTTAAGAGCAAGGGGAGTTATGGCAGGCCGTTTGCAGGTTCACTTGATGCTGTCGATCCATTGCAATTCAGTCGCTGATTCGAGGGCAAACGGCTGTGAGTGTTTTACTCTGCCTGGGCAGGATGCTTCTGACCTGTTGGCAGATGAACTTCTGAGGAGCTATCGAACTTCATTTTCCCAGATAAGACTGCGGGCGGATCTCCGTGACGGAGACCTGGACAAAGAGGCGGATCTTCTAGTCTTAAAAGCAGCTCCTCCAAGGTTGCCCAAAGTATTGTTTGAACTTGCCTTCTTAAGTAACCAACAGGAAGAAGCGTGGCTTGGTGACCCGGCTAATTATCCTGGCATTGCAGCAGCTTTGGGCAGAGGGATCGAAAACTGGGGTGGAATCACACGGTAAGGGGGTAAATGATGAGCCAGAGTGAATGGAACAGCGCATGGGAGTCATTACAGAAGATATTGATCATTTACGTGCCATATATGATCGCTTCATTAATTATCTCTGTATGCGGTTATATCGAAAGGCACTGGAAGAAGGAGCCGTTTTCATTGGCTAAGTTGATTACAGGATTAGTGAGTGATCTGGTATATGGCATGACCCTGGTATTGGGTGCGCTCTGGCTCAGCAGAAATAACCATATTTGCGCCATGTTTGTGCTGTTCGTAGGTCTGGCAAGAGGCAGGAAATGGGCCGATGACTTGATAGACAAGATCCTGTGGCAGCGGTATGGACAGGGCGGATATTACAGCGGATACGGCAATTACGGTCCACAGAATCAAAACTATGGAGATGATCTAAACGATGGAAATAAAAATAACGAAAGTCACGAGCTGGATTCGAGAGAATAAATGGATACTGCTGATGCTGATCGCAGCATTGCTGGCAGGTATCGCATTATTCTTCATCACATATAGACCGATAAGCCCTCAACATGCAGCCCAGTTTCCTCAAGCTGCAATATCTGCAGACATCTCCGCAGCGCGAATAGAGGATCTTATTCAAGATATAAACCG
This window contains:
- a CDS encoding N-acetylmuramoyl-L-alanine amidase, which gives rise to MKILIDPGHGIPHAGAKGRILGIEERITTLRVGHVLKSWLEAHGHTAYLTRTTDQCIIKSDRSSDLRARGVMAGRLQVHLMLSIHCNSVADSRANGCECFTLPGQDASDLLADELLRSYRTSFSQIRLRADLRDGDLDKEADLLVLKAAPPRLPKVLFELAFLSNQQEEAWLGDPANYPGIAAALGRGIENWGGITR